In a single window of the Cucumis melo cultivar AY chromosome 11, USDA_Cmelo_AY_1.0, whole genome shotgun sequence genome:
- the LOC103499721 gene encoding uncharacterized protein LOC103499721 — MDESGGVQNQAPNRTSNGIKDSKGKSCKGCLYYSSLQKSKSKTPTCIGLSKTLDQVPKYIVGETELEASKEGRSLTDFKYACVGYSVYLEKKDSSNDVQNKQAELPFCVGLEVLLDKRPAENSQAHIHNKTEDSPAFPQPRNYKPSYPAGDEYLNRFKRNAALVASGVARNVNRVCNYVKESLDDILYPYRRRPK, encoded by the exons ATGGATGAATCAGGCGGAGTTCAAAATCAAGCACCTAATCGTACCTCTAATGGGATTAAAGATTCGAAAGGGAAGTCTTGTAAGGGCTGCCTCTATTACTCTTCACTTCAAAAATCCAAATCTAAGACACCCACTTGCATTGGATTGTCCAAAACTCTCGACCAAG TACCGAAATACATAGTGGGAGAAACTGAGTTGGAAGCTTCAAAAGAGGGGCGCAGTCTTACAGATTTCAAGTATGCTTGCGTTGGTTACTCTGTCTACTTAGAAAAGAAAGATTCATCAAATGATGTGCAGAACAAACAAGCTGAGCTCCCCTTCTGCGTTGGTTTAGAG GTATTGTTGGACAAAAGACCAGCAGAAAATTCTCAAGCTCATATTCATAATAAAACTGAAG ATAGCCCTGCCTTTCCACAACCACGCAACTATAAACCATCATACCCGGCTGGAGATGAGTATCTAAACAG GTTTAAACGAAATGCAGCCCTTGTCGCATCAGGTGTCGCAAGGAATGTGAACAGAGTTTGCAACTATGTAAAAGAGAGTTTGGATGATATCTTATACCCATATCGAAGGCGTCCGAAATGA
- the LOC103499720 gene encoding GATA transcription factor 5 — protein sequence MEFLEAKALKSSFHWELAMKSAQQDALVEEVWCLNGANLVSGEDFEIEEFLNFSNGDLEHGSSLRPQEDDDCEEFEKNRFSLSSNSNQTGGSPVVGDEDSKSLLAVELAFPGDSLTDLEWVSQFVDDSSSEFSCPAVAFNRSEPEKKLTGTVISCLPTFFPVRPRTKRSRQSRQAKSAGSSLNQSPSSSSSSTSSGVSSAAPWFIFSDAGENVDFLNVTGEPPKKQRKKPSSPSPSSTGLLPTGSTGQIPRRCSHCLVQKTPQWRTGPNGAKTLCNACGVRYKSGRLFPEYRPALSPTFCSGVHSNSHRKVLEMRKTKEVSQPATELAPMVPSY from the exons ATGGAGTTTTTGGAAGCTAAAGCTTTGAAATCAAGTTTCCATTGGGAATTAGCCATGAAATCTGCCCAACAAGATGCTTTGGTCGAGGAAGTTTGGTGTTTGAACGGTGCTAATCTTGTTTCCGGTGAGGATTTTGAGATCGAAGAGTTCTTAAACTTCTCTAATGGCGATTTAGAACATGGGTCTTCTTTGAGACCTCAAGAAGATGATGATTGTGAAGAGTTTGAGAAGAATCGGTTCTCTCTTTCGTCTAATTCGAACCAGACCGGTGGGTCTCCGGTCGTCGGAGATGAGGATTCTAAGTCGCTTCTTGCTGTTGAACTTGCTTTTCCG GGCGATTCTCTGACGGACCTTGAATGGGTTTCTCAATTTGTCGACGATTCTTCCTCGGAATTTTCCTGTCCCGCCGTGGCTTTCAACCGCTCCGAACCGGAGAAGAAACTCACCGGAACGGTTATTTCGTGTTTGCCGACGTTTTTTCCGGTCAGACCGAGGACAAAAAGGTCTAGACAATCTCGTCAAGCGAAATCCGCAGGTTCTTCTCTCAACCAATCGCCGTCGTCGTCCTCCTCCTCGACCTCCTCCGGTGTTTCCTCCGCCGCACCTTGGTTTATATTCTCCGACGCCGGTGAGAACGTGGACTTTTTAAACGTGACCGGTGAGCCTCCGAAGAAGCAGAGGAAAAAGCCATCGTCGCCGTCGCCTTCGTCAACGGGTCTTCTACCCACCGGTTCGACTGGTCAAATTCCGCGGCGTTGCAGCCATTGTCTAGTTCAAAAGACCCCACAGTGGCGGACCGGTCCAAACGGAGCCAAAACGCTTTGTAACGCTTGTGGTGTCCGGTACAAATCCGGTCGGCTCTTCCCGGAATATAGACCGGCGTTGAGTCCAACTTTTTGCAGCGGCGTTCACTCAAACAGTCATCGTAAAGTACTTGAAATGAGGAAGACGAAGGAAGTTTCACAACCGGCGACCGAGTTGGCCCCAATGGTCCCGAGTTACTAA